The Lycium ferocissimum isolate CSIRO_LF1 chromosome 10, AGI_CSIRO_Lferr_CH_V1, whole genome shotgun sequence genome window below encodes:
- the LOC132033076 gene encoding rop guanine nucleotide exchange factor 1-like: protein MTSSSPSTDDEYDIQSERFDDSYSLSADVSESETSCSSTSTFSGRRQQQQDVSTSLSSSSTTLHFNSNSGFPEPPTVMLPVVGDRHVIVPRKKPDKGEAELSEVELMKERFAKLLLGEDMSGGGQGVCTAFAISNAITNLAATVFGELWKLESLAQQKKLMWHREMDWLLSVSDSIVELVPSVQEFPGGGTFEVMVTQPRSDLYVNLPALKKLDAMLIGILDAFSGCEFYYVDRGVVVADGVDVEAYPCSPSSNRPSIRLEEKWWLPFPKVPPKGLSEETRKRLRQCRECTNQIFKAAQAINASTLSEMEVPKAYLDGLPKSGKASLGEILHRYITADQFSPECLLDYLDLSSEFTTLEIANRIEAAMHVWKQKCEKKNLNRSKSGKSSWGGTVKGLVGLMERYQLLSQRAENLLRNLKLNFPGLPQTALDVNKIQYNRDVGHSILESYSRVLESLAFNLMARIEDLLYVDDATRQRAAEESAAMLDQQQGFFNAHSLQNRVPCASNLARNKSHPSLTRAFSSLDIVAESPEKTAQSIGHTALSSPRVEKHKALSF from the exons ATGACGAGTTCATCACCGTCAACCGACGACGAGTACGATATACAGAGCGAGCGTTTTGATGACAGTTACAGTCTCAGTGCTGACGTCAGCGAGTCGGAAACTAGTTGTAGTAGCACCAGTACTTTCTCTGGTCGTCGTCAACAACAACAGGATGTTTCTACTTCTTTATCATCTTCTTCTACTACGCTTCATTTTAACTCCAATTCCGGTTTCCCTGAACCGCCTACTGTTATGTTGCCGGTTGTTGGAGATAGACACGTCATTGTTCCCCGTAAGAAACCGGATAAAGGTGAAGCCGAGTTATCAG AAGTTGAATTGATGAAAGAGCGGTTCGCTAAACTACTGCTAGGAGAAGATATGTCTGGAGGAGGACAAGGGGTCTGTACTGCTTTCGCCATCTCCAATGCCATCACTAACCTAGCTG CCACTGTCTTCGGGGAACTCtggaagttagagtcattaGCACAACAAAAGAAATTGATGTGGCATCGAGAGATGGACTGGCTTCTGTCTGTAAGTGATTCAATAGTAGAACTTGTACCTTCTGTGCAAGAGTTCCCTGGTGGTGGGACTTTTGAGGTTATGGTTACTCAACCACGGTCAGACCTCTATGTAAATCTTCCAGCACTCAAGAAGCTAGATGCAATGCTAATAGGAATATTGGATGCCTTTTCTGGTTGTGAATTTTATTATGTTGACCGAGGGGTAGTTGTTGCTGATGGAGTAGACGTTGAAGCATATCCTTGTTCCCCCTCCTCTAATAGACCTTCCATTAGGCTTGAAGAGAAGTGGTGGCTACCATTCCCAAAGGTCCCACCAAAAGGTTTGTCAGAAGAGACAAGGAAACGATTGCGGCAGTGTAGGGAATGcacaaatcaaattttcaaggcaGCTCAGGCGATCAATGCCAGCACACTATCTGAAATGGAAGTACCAAAAGCTTACCTGGACGGCTTGCCAAAG AGTGGGAAGGCATCTTTAGGGGAAATTCTCCACCGATATATCACTGCTGATCAATTCTCTCCAGAGTGCCTTCTTGATTACTTGGATCTCTCATCAGAGTTTACGACTTTGGAGATTGCAAACAGGATTGAAGCTGCTATGCACGTTTGGAAGCAAAAATGTGAAAAGAAGAACTTGAACCGGTCAAAGTCTGGAAAATCATCGTGGGGTGGAACCGTAAAGGGACTTGTTGGTCTTATGGAAAGATATCAACTATTGTCACAACGAGCTGAGAACCTGCTGAGGAACTTAAAGCTAAACTTTCCCGGCCTTCCTCAAACTGCATTGGACGTGAACAAAATTCAGTATAACAGG GATGTAGGACATTCAATACTTGAGAGCTACTCTAGGGTGTTGGAGAGTCTGGCCTTTAACTTGATGGCGAGGATTGAAGATCTACTATATGTAGATGATGCTACAAGACAGCGTGCAGCTGAAGAGTCAGCAGCAATGCTCGACCAGCAACAAGGATTCTTTAACGCGCATTCCCTACAGAATCGGGTTCCTTGTGCTTCCAATTTGGCCCGAAATAAGTCTCATCCGTCTTTGACAAGAGCTTTCAGTTCCTTGGATATAGTAGCTGAAAGCCCCGAGAAAACAGCTCAGTCAATTGGGCATACTGCTCTTAGCAGCCCACGAGTTGAGAAACACAAAGCACTCAGTTTTTGA